One Cryobacterium psychrophilum DNA segment encodes these proteins:
- a CDS encoding GntP family permease encodes MTDLEMNWVLSTPALLGVAAGAIALLLVLIMKFKVHAFLSLIIVSLLTAVATGIPTDSVIPTLLAGFGGTLASVALLVGLGAMLGRMLETSGGATVLTDALISRFGEKRAPLALAVASLMLGFPIFFDAGLVVMLPIIFAVARRLGGSFLGYAFPSAVAFSVMHIFVPPHPGPVAATGLLGADVGLVLIFGLIVALPTWYFVGHLFGRYVGRKYDIPVPSILSGSTGNFAEFESTPRVGTVLTLLLLPIGLIFLNTGLNMAASAGLVSLDDSGVQILRTLGETPVALLITVLLGMILLGWKKRKSANLVEAVVDSALGPVSSVILITGAGGMFGGVLRASGIGNAIAESLDAVGLPVIVAGFVIAAVVRIAQGSATVALTTSAALLQPVVMSNTTFNPVELAAIVLALAAGSVFAGHVNDSGFWLVSRFFGMDTKTTLKTWTVGQALVGVIGFAIALAIYIVAGLF; translated from the coding sequence ATGACCGATCTTGAAATGAACTGGGTGTTGTCGACACCCGCGCTGCTTGGCGTTGCCGCCGGCGCCATCGCACTCCTGCTCGTCTTGATCATGAAGTTCAAGGTTCACGCCTTCCTCTCCCTGATCATCGTGAGCCTGCTCACCGCCGTTGCAACCGGCATCCCCACGGACAGCGTCATCCCCACGCTGCTCGCCGGATTCGGCGGAACACTCGCGAGCGTCGCCCTGCTCGTGGGCCTCGGGGCCATGCTTGGCCGGATGCTCGAGACCAGTGGCGGGGCTACGGTACTCACCGACGCCCTGATCAGTCGTTTCGGCGAGAAGCGCGCTCCGCTCGCCCTCGCGGTCGCCTCCCTGATGCTCGGATTCCCGATCTTCTTCGACGCGGGCCTCGTCGTGATGCTGCCCATTATCTTCGCGGTCGCCCGTCGCCTCGGCGGGTCGTTCCTCGGCTACGCCTTCCCCTCGGCCGTGGCCTTCTCGGTGATGCACATCTTCGTGCCGCCGCACCCCGGGCCCGTCGCCGCCACCGGGCTTCTCGGCGCCGATGTCGGCCTCGTGCTCATCTTCGGACTGATCGTTGCCCTGCCGACGTGGTATTTCGTAGGTCACCTCTTCGGCCGGTACGTGGGCCGCAAGTACGACATTCCCGTTCCCTCCATCCTGAGCGGCAGCACCGGCAACTTCGCTGAGTTCGAGTCGACACCCAGGGTCGGTACGGTCCTCACGCTGCTACTGCTTCCGATCGGCCTGATCTTCCTCAACACCGGCCTCAACATGGCCGCCAGTGCAGGCCTGGTCTCCCTCGATGACTCGGGGGTGCAGATCCTTCGCACCCTGGGTGAGACCCCGGTTGCCCTGCTCATCACCGTGCTGCTCGGAATGATTCTGCTCGGGTGGAAGAAGCGCAAGTCCGCCAACCTCGTGGAAGCTGTCGTCGACAGCGCGCTCGGCCCGGTGTCGTCCGTCATCCTCATCACCGGCGCCGGTGGCATGTTCGGTGGAGTGCTGCGAGCGAGCGGCATCGGCAACGCGATCGCGGAGTCCCTGGATGCCGTCGGGCTCCCCGTGATCGTCGCTGGTTTCGTCATCGCCGCCGTGGTGCGCATCGCCCAGGGTTCGGCGACCGTGGCACTGACGACATCCGCTGCCCTGCTGCAGCCCGTCGTCATGAGCAACACGACCTTCAACCCGGTGGAGCTTGCCGCGATCGTTCTCGCCCTCGCCGCCGGTTCGGTGTTCGCCGGCCACGTCAATGACTCAGGCTTCTGGCTGGTCAGCCGGTTCTTCGGGATGGACACCAAGACCACACTGAAGACCTGGACCGTTGGCCAGGCACTCGTGGGTGTCATCGGCTTCGCGATCGCCCTGGCGATCTACATCGTTGCCGGACTGTTCTAA
- a CDS encoding FadR/GntR family transcriptional regulator, with product MTDNVNAVARATEPDSLAALPRELDDNSALNGLHAQILDLLGLAICAGELPTRSVFRIEELEERYGVSRSVVREAIRVLAAMGMVASRRRVGVQILPETDWNLYDPQVIRWRLASPARINQLRSLTELRTAIEPEAARLAASRAPLADASELMGLAGKLWAAGQADDPAAFLVLDIEFHRLVLACSGNEMFAKLNSLVAEVLTGRTHYGLMPHRPHNEALQLHVDVASAIQRGDAAAAQAAMLGIMQRAFDEMSSIWEDGEPQ from the coding sequence ATGACGGATAACGTAAATGCAGTGGCGCGGGCGACGGAACCCGACTCGCTCGCAGCCCTCCCCCGGGAGCTCGACGACAACTCCGCCCTGAACGGCCTGCACGCTCAAATTCTCGATCTGCTGGGCCTGGCCATCTGTGCCGGCGAGCTGCCCACCAGGTCGGTCTTTCGCATCGAGGAGCTGGAGGAACGTTACGGCGTCTCCCGCTCGGTCGTGCGGGAGGCCATCCGGGTGCTCGCTGCGATGGGCATGGTCGCCTCACGCCGCCGCGTGGGCGTGCAGATTCTGCCGGAGACCGACTGGAATCTTTACGATCCCCAGGTCATTCGCTGGCGCCTGGCCTCCCCGGCCCGGATCAACCAGCTGCGCTCCCTGACCGAGCTGCGCACCGCCATCGAGCCGGAGGCGGCGCGGCTGGCCGCTAGCCGGGCACCGTTGGCCGACGCGAGCGAGCTCATGGGCCTGGCCGGCAAGCTCTGGGCCGCCGGACAGGCCGATGACCCCGCGGCCTTCCTCGTTCTTGACATTGAGTTCCACCGCCTGGTGCTCGCGTGCTCAGGCAACGAGATGTTCGCCAAGCTCAACTCACTCGTCGCCGAGGTTCTGACGGGCCGGACACACTACGGGCTCATGCCGCATCGTCCGCACAACGAGGCGCTTCAGCTGCACGTCGACGTCGCCAGTGCCATTCAGCGCGGTGACGCCGCGGCCGCCCAGGCCGCCATGCTCGGCATCATGCAACGCGCATTCGACGAGATGAGTTCGATCTGGGAGGACGGCGAGCCGCAATAG
- a CDS encoding ABC transporter substrate-binding protein → MKRHSAIRVAAIAAATFIAAGSLTACSTAAGAGDGDGASKTLRVTLANHVWTDTIKDKLPEFEAATGLTVELSQYGEDQLSDQYNVKLNAGTDEIDVMMYRPLQEGKLFAKNGYLADLSDDVESNADWDWSDFQPGPVGSTTYDDNVVGVPIITEQEVLYYRKDLLANAGLDVPTTMVELEAAAQAIKEQNPGVAGFVARTGKSAAVTQFSSFLYSFGGDFIDDNGDSGIASPEAKEAYAFYGKLIREYGPENVSTDMSWPEAMAIFTQGQAGFYTEADSLYKNATDPETSKVSDTVGFAPMPAGPGGSVAYNVPSWALGINAESNNSAEAWKFIEWATSQDLTLEVQQDGVPGARQSVWEDPAGTSTYPADLAAAIATSTKNGVGHDRPLVIKVPEAREIVGDPIVIAITGGDSDAAADDADDAFQGLLDDE, encoded by the coding sequence GTGAAGCGTCATTCAGCTATTCGTGTTGCGGCCATCGCCGCAGCGACATTTATCGCCGCAGGCTCGCTCACCGCCTGCAGCACCGCTGCCGGTGCCGGTGACGGTGACGGAGCCTCGAAGACGCTCCGCGTCACCCTGGCCAACCACGTCTGGACCGACACGATCAAGGACAAGCTGCCCGAGTTCGAAGCGGCCACCGGCCTCACGGTCGAACTCAGCCAGTACGGCGAAGACCAGCTGTCGGATCAGTACAACGTCAAACTCAATGCGGGTACCGACGAAATCGACGTCATGATGTATCGCCCGCTCCAGGAGGGCAAGCTGTTCGCCAAGAACGGCTACCTCGCCGACCTGAGCGACGACGTCGAGTCGAATGCCGACTGGGACTGGAGCGACTTCCAGCCGGGTCCGGTCGGGTCGACGACCTACGACGACAACGTGGTGGGCGTGCCCATCATCACCGAGCAGGAAGTGCTGTACTACCGCAAGGACCTGCTGGCTAATGCCGGACTCGACGTTCCCACCACAATGGTTGAACTCGAAGCCGCCGCCCAGGCGATCAAGGAGCAGAACCCCGGCGTCGCCGGATTCGTTGCCCGTACCGGCAAGTCCGCCGCCGTCACCCAGTTCTCGAGCTTTCTCTACAGCTTCGGCGGTGACTTCATCGACGACAACGGCGACTCCGGCATCGCCAGCCCCGAAGCCAAGGAAGCGTACGCGTTCTACGGAAAACTCATCCGTGAGTATGGCCCCGAAAACGTCAGCACGGACATGAGCTGGCCAGAAGCCATGGCCATCTTCACGCAGGGCCAGGCCGGTTTCTACACCGAGGCCGACAGCCTCTACAAGAACGCGACCGACCCCGAGACCTCCAAGGTGTCCGACACGGTCGGCTTCGCACCGATGCCGGCCGGCCCCGGCGGTTCCGTCGCCTACAACGTGCCGTCCTGGGCGCTCGGCATCAACGCCGAATCGAACAACTCGGCTGAAGCATGGAAGTTCATCGAATGGGCGACCAGCCAGGACCTGACACTGGAGGTGCAGCAGGACGGCGTTCCCGGTGCGCGCCAGTCGGTCTGGGAAGACCCGGCCGGCACGTCGACCTACCCGGCCGACCTGGCCGCGGCGATCGCCACGAGCACGAAGAACGGTGTCGGCCATGACCGCCCGCTCGTCATCAAGGTGCCCGAGGCTCGCGAGATCGTCGGCGACCCGATCGTCATCGCCATCACCGGCGGCGACTCCGACGCGGCCGCGGACGACGCGGATGATGCTTTCCAGGGCCTCCTCGACGACGAATAA
- a CDS encoding metallophosphoesterase, protein MKRRTLARHEKELGFLPEDRVRWLAPGQLLRTAVQVVLAEIFANYGDKRELQEVFSKRRLRLKERPRGDLWIDFTADLGDGFDATASVASLLGQDELSVRSPGDSGLTATLPRGHLLILGGDEVYPTASASGYENRTLGPYAAALPADTALRPGNQHPSLLALPGNHDWYDGLSAFLRIFRRPRRLGAWHAIQTRSYFALRLGHGWWLAGLDSQLGEYIDEPQLNYFRQQLTNRLRPGDAIILCTASPTWVGTKTHDPDAFNQLHYFERHFLRNRYDPDTGTSRPTGAHVRVWLSGDSHHYTRYEQVPPRHAAKEPSGWPTGARDPRATQLITCGLGGAFLAATHKLPSALTLPSPQSRMRDKDQQGTEYRQAPTTYPDRASSLRMSARTANPFSRFWLGWRNPTFPPLLGGLHLLVFLPLVWLLGINQPGTVPSPMPNDDAAASRLDVSGILMILTAAVLLVSIVAAVSPREWLPRTAPAVAAVGLQITVLLTLVILTLSVPWPITWSGAENVVVAAIIVGAGGALLGTEVFALFTLTQRSGGIFTWQMSSQAVEDHKGFLRMRLHRNGDLEIFPLVIDTVCRDWTLVDAANGQKRPVPSSPLTPRLLEPPILVSRKGFRA, encoded by the coding sequence ATGAAGAGACGCACTCTCGCTCGCCATGAGAAGGAGCTCGGTTTCCTGCCGGAGGACCGCGTGCGGTGGCTCGCACCCGGTCAGCTGCTGCGCACGGCCGTGCAGGTCGTGCTCGCCGAGATCTTCGCCAATTATGGGGACAAGCGCGAGTTGCAGGAGGTCTTCTCGAAGCGCCGGCTACGGCTGAAGGAACGTCCGCGGGGCGACCTATGGATCGACTTCACGGCCGACCTCGGTGACGGCTTCGACGCCACTGCGAGCGTCGCGTCGCTCCTCGGTCAGGATGAGCTGTCCGTGCGTTCGCCGGGCGATTCCGGGCTGACAGCGACCCTGCCCCGCGGGCACCTGCTCATCCTCGGCGGCGACGAGGTCTATCCCACCGCCTCGGCGAGCGGCTACGAGAACCGTACCCTCGGCCCCTACGCCGCAGCGCTCCCCGCCGATACCGCCCTGCGCCCGGGCAACCAGCATCCGAGCCTGCTCGCCCTGCCCGGTAATCATGACTGGTACGACGGGCTCAGCGCGTTTCTGCGCATTTTCAGGCGACCGCGGCGACTCGGCGCCTGGCACGCCATTCAGACGCGCAGCTACTTCGCTCTTCGCCTGGGCCACGGCTGGTGGCTCGCGGGCCTCGACAGTCAACTGGGTGAATACATCGACGAACCACAGCTGAACTACTTTCGCCAGCAGCTGACCAACCGGCTGCGCCCGGGGGACGCGATCATTCTCTGCACGGCATCCCCCACCTGGGTGGGCACCAAAACGCACGACCCCGACGCCTTCAACCAGCTGCACTACTTCGAGCGGCATTTTCTGCGCAACCGATACGACCCCGATACCGGAACGAGCAGGCCCACGGGGGCGCACGTGCGTGTCTGGCTCAGCGGGGATTCCCACCACTACACGCGGTACGAGCAGGTGCCGCCACGCCATGCCGCCAAAGAGCCGTCCGGGTGGCCGACCGGCGCCCGGGATCCCCGCGCAACCCAGCTCATCACCTGTGGGCTCGGCGGCGCCTTCCTCGCCGCAACACACAAATTACCGTCTGCTCTGACCCTCCCGTCTCCGCAGTCGCGCATGCGCGACAAAGACCAGCAGGGCACCGAGTACCGGCAAGCGCCCACAACGTACCCGGATAGGGCGAGCTCGCTCCGGATGAGTGCCCGCACCGCCAACCCCTTCAGTCGATTCTGGCTCGGCTGGCGCAATCCCACCTTCCCGCCGCTCCTCGGCGGCCTGCACCTGCTCGTGTTCCTTCCGCTCGTCTGGCTGCTCGGCATCAACCAGCCGGGTACCGTTCCCTCGCCGATGCCGAACGACGACGCCGCCGCGAGCCGTCTCGACGTGAGCGGGATTCTCATGATCCTGACCGCGGCGGTTCTGCTGGTCTCGATCGTCGCTGCCGTGTCCCCGCGCGAATGGCTGCCCCGCACCGCTCCGGCGGTGGCCGCCGTGGGCCTCCAGATCACCGTGCTTCTTACCCTCGTGATCCTGACCCTCTCGGTTCCCTGGCCGATCACCTGGTCTGGCGCCGAGAACGTGGTCGTCGCCGCGATCATCGTGGGCGCGGGCGGAGCCCTGCTCGGCACCGAAGTGTTCGCCCTCTTCACCCTGACCCAGCGCTCCGGCGGCATCTTCACCTGGCAGATGTCGAGCCAGGCCGTCGAAGACCACAAGGGTTTCCTGCGCATGCGACTGCACCGCAACGGAGACCTCGAGATCTTCCCTCTCGTCATCGACACTGTGTGCCGTGACTGGACCCTCGTCGACGCCGCAAACGGCCAGAAGCGGCCCGTCCCCAGTTCACCCCTCACGCCGCGACTTCTTGAGCCGCCCATCCTCGTCTCCCGAAAAGGCTTCCGCGCATGA
- a CDS encoding GMC oxidoreductase → MALTNESSDSEFVDAVVVGSGFGASVAAFKLASAGKSVVVLERGKPYPPGSFARTPAQMGRNFWDPSAGMYGLFDAWTFRGLEGIVSSGLGGGSLIYANVLLRKDEKWFVRESPVPGGGYENWVFSRADLDPHYAHVEEMLNPVPYPYQDTPKTEAMEAAARSLGLHIERPPIAVTFGPTRYADAEPNLQIAAAEYGNLHGHRRVTCLLCGECDVGCNVGAKNTLDHTYLSAAQHHGASIRTLHEVRGFRPLDGGGYEVRYVVHDPDATRGLPGGTAGLPVRRIRCRRLILGAGTFGSTFLLLSNRASLPAISPLLGSRFSGNGDLLTLLLNAKTESGGVRNLTSDRGPVITTAIRVPDTVDGGSGRGFYIEDAGYPGFLNWLLETAQLPEVVARIGPVAWQLFLNRLFHGQRSNISRDLAAALGDGHASASALPLLGMGRDVPDGVMTLAQGRLQINWTLATSHGYYDRMRSTMAEIATALQARFEDNPLWWAKRVITVHPLGGAPAARQIEEGVCDQFGEVFGYPGLYVLDGAAMPGPVGANPSLTIAAFSDRASEHMLDTKWTASGSHARGAATPAVTPMVTPAVTPAVTPAVTPAVTPPLLAPTSLSFTERMRGAATSGVPDPERGALTGRIRGHDLMFELTITATDVTAFTRDPLHPAQASGYVMCDVLGGRLDVERGWFNLFVRPEGSTGRRMLYRLWLRGVGGTPLTLVGYKDVTNRDGFTPWRDTTTLFTHVLDGHVAPPTPLTDLNGQAAFLAPDRGIRAAGILHISPLALARQLTTFRVSGPAGRGALWAFGRLFLAEVAHVYLRARKSLDTN, encoded by the coding sequence GTGGCCCTGACGAACGAATCGTCTGATTCGGAATTCGTGGATGCCGTGGTCGTCGGATCTGGCTTCGGGGCATCCGTTGCGGCCTTCAAGCTGGCGTCTGCCGGCAAGTCGGTGGTCGTACTCGAACGCGGAAAACCGTACCCGCCCGGCAGCTTCGCGCGCACCCCCGCCCAGATGGGGCGGAACTTCTGGGACCCGAGCGCTGGCATGTACGGCCTGTTCGACGCGTGGACGTTTCGCGGGCTTGAGGGCATCGTGTCGAGCGGTCTCGGAGGCGGCTCGCTCATCTACGCCAATGTGCTGCTGCGCAAGGACGAGAAGTGGTTCGTGCGCGAGTCACCGGTTCCGGGCGGCGGCTATGAGAACTGGGTGTTCAGCCGGGCCGACCTCGACCCGCACTATGCGCACGTGGAAGAGATGTTGAACCCGGTGCCGTACCCCTACCAGGACACCCCGAAGACCGAGGCCATGGAAGCGGCCGCCAGATCGCTGGGGCTCCACATCGAACGGCCGCCCATCGCGGTGACGTTCGGTCCCACTCGCTATGCCGACGCCGAACCGAACCTGCAGATTGCCGCAGCGGAATACGGCAACCTGCACGGTCACCGCCGGGTCACCTGCCTGCTCTGCGGCGAGTGCGACGTGGGCTGCAACGTCGGTGCGAAGAACACCCTCGACCACACGTACCTCTCCGCCGCCCAGCACCACGGCGCCAGCATCCGTACCCTGCACGAGGTGCGCGGGTTCCGCCCCCTCGACGGCGGCGGTTACGAGGTGCGTTACGTGGTGCACGATCCGGATGCGACGCGGGGGCTTCCCGGCGGCACCGCCGGACTGCCGGTTCGACGCATCCGCTGCCGCCGCTTGATCCTGGGCGCCGGCACGTTCGGCTCGACGTTCCTGCTGCTGAGCAACCGGGCCTCCCTGCCCGCCATCAGCCCGCTGCTCGGCAGCCGGTTCAGCGGCAACGGCGATCTGCTCACGCTCCTGCTCAACGCGAAGACCGAATCGGGCGGCGTACGCAACCTCACCAGCGACCGTGGCCCGGTGATCACCACGGCCATTCGCGTGCCGGATACCGTGGACGGCGGCTCCGGCCGCGGTTTCTACATCGAAGACGCCGGGTATCCCGGGTTTCTGAATTGGCTGCTCGAAACCGCGCAGCTGCCCGAGGTGGTGGCCCGCATCGGTCCCGTCGCCTGGCAGCTTTTCCTGAACCGGCTCTTTCACGGTCAGCGCTCCAACATTTCGCGGGACCTCGCCGCGGCCCTCGGTGATGGCCATGCCTCGGCGAGCGCACTTCCTCTGCTGGGAATGGGTCGGGACGTGCCCGACGGCGTGATGACACTCGCCCAGGGGCGACTCCAGATCAACTGGACGCTCGCCACCTCCCACGGTTACTACGATCGCATGCGCTCCACCATGGCCGAGATCGCCACGGCGCTGCAGGCCCGGTTCGAGGACAACCCGCTGTGGTGGGCCAAGCGGGTGATCACCGTGCACCCGCTCGGTGGCGCCCCGGCCGCGCGGCAGATTGAGGAGGGTGTGTGCGATCAGTTCGGGGAGGTGTTCGGCTACCCAGGCCTCTACGTGTTGGACGGTGCCGCGATGCCTGGGCCGGTGGGGGCCAATCCCTCTCTCACGATTGCCGCGTTCTCCGATCGGGCCAGCGAACATATGCTCGACACGAAATGGACGGCATCCGGGTCACACGCGCGGGGCGCAGCCACGCCCGCCGTCACACCAATGGTCACGCCAGCGGTCACGCCAGCGGTCACGCCAGCGGTCACGCCAGCGGTCACACCCCCGTTACTAGCTCCCACATCACTGAGCTTCACCGAGCGGATGCGCGGTGCGGCGACGAGCGGCGTGCCCGACCCGGAACGGGGCGCCCTCACGGGCCGCATTCGCGGCCACGACCTCATGTTCGAACTGACGATCACGGCGACCGATGTGACCGCGTTCACGCGAGATCCCCTGCACCCTGCTCAAGCGAGCGGCTACGTCATGTGCGACGTGCTTGGCGGGCGCCTCGACGTGGAGCGGGGCTGGTTCAATCTGTTCGTTCGGCCAGAGGGATCGACTGGTCGCCGGATGCTGTACCGGCTCTGGCTGCGCGGTGTGGGGGGAACGCCGCTCACCCTTGTGGGGTACAAGGACGTGACCAACCGGGACGGCTTCACTCCCTGGAGAGACACGACGACCCTCTTCACCCACGTACTCGATGGGCATGTGGCCCCGCCAACCCCCCTCACCGACCTGAACGGACAGGCCGCCTTCCTCGCCCCCGACCGCGGCATTCGAGCCGCCGGAATCCTGCACATTTCGCCGTTGGCCCTAGCCCGACAACTGACCACATTCCGCGTCAGCGGCCCCGCCGGTCGCGGCGCGCTCTGGGCCTTCGGACGGTTGTTCCTCGCAGAAGTCGCGCACGTCTACCTTCGGGCCCGGAAGAGCCTCGACACGAACTGA
- a CDS encoding alpha/beta hydrolase has translation MTSPLATPAPVTRADHVTQVIPLTAPDGAPLSLVHVTTAGIRRHPPRGPVMLVHGAGVRSELFRPPLKRTLVDALLDQGWDVWMFNWRASIDFDPLPWTLDDAAVYDYPTAVAHILRATGADTLKAVVHCQGSTSFTMAAVAGLLPQVDTVITNSVSLHPVVPALSRFKITRLAPIVNHFSPYLNTAWGYKSNGYFSRVVRGLVRASHPECDNTVCRMVSFTYGSGHPALWAHRNLDQATHDWITGEFAESPMTFFAQMKKCLDAGHLVHSGVHNELPVDLTAAAPQTDARFVFLTGADNRCFLPESQRRSYEFFNRHRPGKDTFHLIPRYGHLDVFFGVNAWRDTYPIIERELAL, from the coding sequence ATGACATCACCACTCGCCACACCCGCACCGGTCACCCGCGCCGACCATGTGACGCAGGTCATTCCACTCACCGCTCCCGACGGCGCGCCGCTCTCCCTCGTGCACGTCACCACAGCGGGCATTCGACGCCATCCGCCCCGGGGGCCGGTCATGCTCGTGCACGGTGCCGGGGTGCGTTCGGAGCTGTTCCGCCCTCCGCTCAAACGCACGCTCGTGGACGCCCTGCTCGATCAGGGCTGGGACGTGTGGATGTTCAATTGGCGGGCATCCATCGACTTCGACCCGCTGCCGTGGACGCTGGACGACGCGGCCGTGTACGACTACCCCACGGCCGTCGCGCACATTCTGCGCGCCACCGGCGCCGATACCCTCAAGGCCGTCGTGCACTGCCAGGGTTCCACGTCGTTCACGATGGCAGCCGTCGCCGGCCTGCTCCCCCAGGTCGATACCGTCATCACCAACTCGGTGTCGCTGCACCCGGTTGTTCCGGCCCTGTCACGCTTCAAAATCACGCGGCTCGCGCCCATCGTGAATCATTTCAGCCCATACCTCAACACCGCTTGGGGCTACAAGTCCAACGGATACTTCTCCCGCGTCGTGCGCGGCCTGGTGCGAGCCAGCCACCCCGAGTGTGACAACACCGTCTGCCGCATGGTGAGCTTCACCTACGGCAGCGGACACCCGGCGCTCTGGGCACACCGTAACCTCGACCAGGCCACGCACGACTGGATCACCGGCGAATTCGCCGAGTCGCCCATGACGTTCTTCGCCCAGATGAAGAAGTGCCTCGATGCCGGCCATCTCGTTCACTCAGGCGTGCACAACGAGCTGCCCGTCGACCTCACGGCTGCGGCCCCGCAGACCGACGCGCGTTTCGTCTTTCTCACCGGGGCCGACAACCGCTGTTTCCTGCCCGAAAGTCAGCGCCGCAGCTATGAGTTCTTCAACCGGCATCGCCCCGGAAAAGATACCTTTCACCTCATTCCGCGCTACGGGCACCTCGACGTGTTCTTCGGGGTCAACGCGTGGCGCGACACCTACCCGATCATCGAAAGGGAGCTGGCACTATGA
- a CDS encoding gluconokinase, whose product MTDEILNRTAPKSSTGRPIVVMGVQGCGKSTVGQRLGDALGMRFADGDDLHSAEARAKMAAGHPLIDADRIPWLTLIAHTIAESVANGEPNVVACSALKRSYRDLLRSIVPTLVFVELFGDQALVAERLTHRNHEYMPAALIDSQFAALQPLAADEAGVRINLTNTPDDIVGLAVEFLQYHAAPVTRRT is encoded by the coding sequence ATGACTGATGAAATCCTGAACCGTACAGCCCCCAAATCGTCTACCGGGAGACCGATCGTGGTGATGGGCGTGCAGGGCTGCGGCAAATCAACCGTGGGCCAACGCCTGGGCGATGCCCTGGGGATGCGCTTCGCCGACGGCGACGACCTGCACAGCGCGGAGGCCCGCGCCAAAATGGCGGCAGGGCATCCGCTCATCGACGCCGATCGCATCCCGTGGCTCACCCTGATCGCCCACACGATTGCAGAGTCCGTGGCGAACGGTGAGCCCAACGTCGTGGCCTGCTCGGCGCTCAAGCGCAGCTACCGTGACCTGCTGCGCAGCATCGTGCCGACGCTCGTGTTCGTTGAGCTCTTCGGTGACCAGGCGCTCGTTGCCGAGCGGCTGACCCACCGCAACCATGAGTACATGCCTGCCGCGCTGATCGACTCGCAGTTCGCCGCGCTCCAGCCGCTCGCGGCTGACGAGGCCGGCGTGCGGATCAACCTCACCAATACTCCCGACGACATCGTCGGACTCGCAGTTGAATTTCTGCAGTACCACGCTGCACCAGTAACACGCCGTACCTGA
- the gndA gene encoding NADP-dependent phosphogluconate dehydrogenase translates to MGSNLARNLASRDGNTVAVFNRSPERTRLLTTEHPEANFVASETIADFVASLSKPRTAIIMVQAGAGTDAVIKSLSEHFEPGDIIVDGGNADFTDTIRREKEQSAKGLNFVGAGISGGEEGALKGPSIMPGGSVEAYKTLGPILESIAAVVDGVPCVTHVGTDGAGHFVKMIHNGIEYADMQLISEAYDLLRKVGGHSPAAIADVFTEWNSGDLESYLIEITAEVLRQVDTKTGKPFVDIVLDEAGSKGTGVWTVQNALDLGVPVGGIAEAVFARAVSSHPEQRVAFRAVVDARPEIAVVGHTFEDDVRQALYSSKVVAYAQGFDAIIAGAEKYGWKIDKGAIATIWRGGCIIRAQFLNRIVDAYANDPSIPTLLVDPYFAKAVADGEAAWRRIVSTAALSGIPVPGFGSALSYFDSLASERLPAALVQGQRDFFGAHTYKRADQPGTFHTLWSGDRTEIETEASTH, encoded by the coding sequence ATGGGATCCAACCTCGCCCGCAACCTCGCGAGCCGCGACGGAAACACGGTCGCGGTGTTCAACCGCTCCCCCGAGCGCACGCGCCTGCTCACGACCGAGCACCCCGAGGCCAACTTCGTGGCCTCCGAGACCATCGCCGACTTCGTCGCGTCACTCTCGAAGCCTCGCACCGCCATCATCATGGTGCAGGCCGGCGCCGGAACCGACGCCGTGATCAAATCGCTCTCCGAACACTTTGAACCCGGCGACATCATCGTCGATGGCGGCAATGCCGACTTCACCGACACCATCCGTCGTGAAAAGGAACAGAGCGCCAAGGGACTCAACTTCGTGGGCGCCGGCATCTCCGGCGGCGAAGAGGGCGCGCTCAAGGGCCCGAGCATCATGCCCGGCGGCTCGGTGGAGGCATACAAGACCCTCGGCCCGATCCTCGAATCCATTGCCGCCGTCGTAGACGGCGTTCCCTGCGTCACCCACGTGGGAACGGATGGCGCTGGCCACTTCGTCAAGATGATCCACAACGGCATCGAGTACGCCGACATGCAGCTCATCTCCGAGGCCTACGACCTGCTCCGCAAGGTCGGCGGACACTCCCCCGCCGCCATCGCGGACGTGTTCACCGAGTGGAACTCCGGAGACCTCGAGAGCTACCTGATCGAGATCACCGCAGAGGTGCTGCGCCAGGTCGACACAAAGACCGGCAAGCCGTTCGTCGACATCGTGCTCGACGAGGCCGGCTCGAAGGGCACCGGCGTCTGGACCGTGCAGAACGCGCTCGACCTGGGCGTGCCCGTCGGCGGCATCGCCGAGGCCGTCTTCGCCCGCGCCGTGTCGAGCCACCCGGAACAGCGCGTCGCGTTCCGCGCCGTCGTCGACGCCCGCCCGGAGATCGCGGTTGTCGGCCATACCTTCGAGGATGACGTGCGCCAGGCGCTCTACTCCTCCAAGGTCGTCGCCTACGCGCAGGGCTTCGACGCCATCATCGCCGGTGCCGAGAAGTACGGCTGGAAGATCGACAAGGGCGCCATCGCCACGATTTGGCGCGGCGGCTGCATCATCCGCGCCCAGTTCCTCAACCGCATCGTCGACGCCTACGCGAACGACCCGTCGATCCCGACGCTGCTCGTCGACCCGTACTTCGCCAAGGCCGTTGCCGACGGTGAGGCAGCCTGGCGCCGGATCGTCTCGACGGCCGCGCTGTCGGGCATCCCGGTTCCCGGCTTTGGGTCGGCGCTGAGCTACTTCGACTCGCTCGCGAGTGAGCGCCTGCCGGCTGCCCTGGTGCAGGGACAGCGCGACTTCTTCGGTGCACACACCTACAAGCGCGCCGATCAGCCGGGCACGTTCCACACCCTGTGGTCCGGAGACCGCACGGAAATCGAGACCGAGGCGTCGACCCACTAG